From Candidatus Neomarinimicrobiota bacterium, the proteins below share one genomic window:
- a CDS encoding HPr family phosphocarrier protein — translation MTEAEFQIINKQGLHARPATALVTLASKFSSNIFLSRGEKRINAKSILGILVLAAEKGATLKVQADGEDEEEAVKAIVELAKNKFGMTEE, via the coding sequence ATGACAGAAGCAGAATTTCAAATCATCAATAAACAGGGACTTCACGCCAGACCAGCAACGGCGCTGGTTACTCTGGCTTCGAAATTCAGTTCCAATATCTTCCTAAGCCGGGGAGAGAAACGAATCAATGCCAAATCCATCCTTGGAATACTGGTCCTGGCAGCCGAAAAAGGGGCGACCCTGAAGGTCCAGGCAGATGGAGAAGATGAAGAAGAAGCCGTGAAAGCTATCGTTGAACTGGCTAAGAACAAATTTGGTATGACGGAAGAGTAG
- a CDS encoding polyprenyl synthetase family protein, with protein MTDFHTYYKQYVSWFNDQLNACPIPENPSDLYDPIRYAFHAGGKRIRPALLAAMADSYGISRECSRYPAMAVEMIHLFSLIHDDIMDSDNLRHGKPAIHVQWNINTGILSGDALFTLAFQTIQKSNLTIQNAILPVFTQSVLHVCEGQSYDLSFESSEAVRIDDYLQMIELKTGRLLSGAAQIGALLGNAVTEEIQIIEAVILATGRAFQLQDDLLELTSNPENMGKSLGSDLIEKKKTFLLLTAYSLCKEKERSLLDSMLTRDYISKHGISRIRDFFESLGAVRKTEERIKQEVDRAYQLAGKLADPQEKLIRSFTSFIMNRTK; from the coding sequence GTGACTGATTTCCATACATACTACAAACAATATGTCTCTTGGTTCAATGATCAGCTGAATGCCTGTCCGATACCGGAAAATCCGTCAGATTTATATGATCCCATTCGCTATGCATTTCATGCCGGGGGAAAACGGATCCGACCGGCTTTATTGGCAGCCATGGCGGACAGTTATGGAATCAGCCGGGAATGTTCACGCTATCCAGCCATGGCCGTCGAAATGATCCATCTTTTTTCATTGATCCATGATGATATAATGGATAGTGACAACCTGCGCCATGGCAAACCGGCCATCCACGTTCAGTGGAATATCAATACCGGTATTCTATCCGGAGATGCCTTATTCACCCTGGCTTTTCAGACCATTCAAAAGAGCAATCTGACTATCCAAAACGCCATCCTGCCGGTATTTACCCAGTCCGTCCTCCACGTATGTGAGGGGCAAAGCTACGATTTGTCCTTTGAATCATCAGAAGCCGTCCGGATTGATGACTATCTGCAGATGATCGAATTAAAAACCGGCCGTCTGCTCAGTGGAGCAGCTCAGATCGGAGCGTTGCTGGGTAATGCCGTGACCGAGGAGATTCAGATCATTGAAGCAGTGATTCTTGCAACGGGTAGAGCTTTTCAATTACAGGATGACTTACTGGAACTTACCAGCAATCCGGAAAATATGGGAAAAAGCCTTGGGAGCGATCTGATAGAAAAGAAAAAGACGTTTCTTTTACTGACGGCTTACTCTTTATGCAAAGAAAAAGAGAGAAGCCTTCTTGATTCTATGCTGACACGTGACTATATTTCCAAACATGGTATAAGCAGAATCAGGGACTTCTTCGAATCACTGGGGGCGGTGAGAAAAACCGAAGAACGTATTAAACAGGAAGTCGACAGGGCTTACCAACTGGCCGGTAAATTAGCGGACCCACAGGAAAAACTCATTCGTTCATTCACATCATTCATTATGAACAGGACCAAGTAA
- the fni gene encoding type 2 isopentenyl-diphosphate Delta-isomerase, whose amino-acid sequence MSSGNIYDTTMGTKERKDEHLALFKQFDLTVSGSTNGFEEWEWIPAETAELRFDAIDPSLSFLGYTISFPLMIAALSGGSDEGNTLNEALAECAEIERIPLGIGSVRSFLENHTGLSVLQGLRNIAPHIPLITNIGIAQLRDLHIRNEIVTLTLDGQFDAIAVHFNKIQELIQPEGDTDFTGIMDALSTLVEKSDIPIIAKQVGHGFSGNDIRQLWQAGIRYVDLGGRGGTSWARAERFRKGDHIEKDPFDVWGLTTAHCLKTALEQCPGMLCIAGGGIHSGHDVAKGIALGARLCSTANTIYQAYLKNGKEGILKTLRNMRTILKQIMFLTGCPTYTTFHNNPTILRQSRD is encoded by the coding sequence ATGTCTTCGGGGAATATTTACGACACGACCATGGGAACGAAGGAACGGAAAGACGAACATCTGGCATTGTTCAAACAGTTTGATTTAACCGTGTCAGGATCAACAAACGGTTTTGAAGAATGGGAATGGATTCCGGCAGAAACGGCTGAGCTTCGTTTTGATGCCATCGATCCATCGCTTTCGTTCCTGGGTTATACCATTTCTTTTCCCCTGATGATTGCAGCCTTATCCGGTGGATCTGATGAGGGAAATACCCTGAATGAAGCTTTGGCAGAGTGCGCAGAGATTGAAAGAATCCCACTGGGCATCGGATCCGTGCGGAGCTTTCTGGAAAACCATACCGGCCTTTCAGTCCTACAAGGTCTTCGAAACATCGCCCCCCACATTCCACTGATCACCAACATCGGTATTGCTCAGCTCAGGGATCTACACATCCGAAATGAAATAGTGACGCTAACGCTGGATGGACAGTTTGATGCCATTGCTGTCCATTTCAATAAAATCCAGGAGTTGATACAACCGGAAGGGGACACAGACTTCACGGGGATTATGGATGCACTGAGCACGCTTGTGGAAAAATCGGATATTCCCATTATTGCCAAACAGGTCGGCCATGGATTTTCCGGAAATGATATCCGGCAATTATGGCAGGCCGGCATTCGTTATGTGGATCTTGGCGGACGGGGAGGTACTTCATGGGCACGGGCGGAACGATTTCGAAAAGGAGATCACATCGAAAAAGATCCCTTTGATGTATGGGGGCTTACTACGGCCCATTGCCTGAAAACCGCTCTTGAACAATGTCCGGGGATGCTGTGCATTGCCGGCGGAGGAATCCATAGTGGACATGATGTGGCAAAAGGAATTGCACTGGGAGCCCGTCTCTGCTCAACAGCCAATACCATTTATCAGGCTTATCTGAAAAATGGTAAAGAAGGTATCCTGAAAACCCTCCGGAACATGAGAACCATCCTGAAACAAATCATGTTCTTAACGGGATGTCCCACATACACCACATTTCACAACAACCCAACCATATTGAGACAAAGCCGTGACTGA
- a CDS encoding phosphomannomutase/phosphoglucomutase — protein MNPFIFREYDIRGIVKEDFTDEVVINLGKGFGTWLVRHGAQSMNLSGDVRDTTPGLKKLFAEGVLSTGIDVIDIGILPTPLNYYSLFKRNVDAGVQITGSHNPPEFNGFKLSYQKKAFFGERIQEIRKLIEQKDFETGQGEMQEDKKIREEYIEEVTQGITLEKPLKIVLDSGNAAGGLVAPELFRRLGAEVTELYCDVDPSFPNHHPDPTVEKNVKDLMDMMATGKYDLGVAFDGDADRVGVVDDKGRIIWADQVMSIFLREMIKEPGTPIVFDVKCSQVLEDEIRRLGGKPLMWKTGHSLLKQKMLDSGAPFGGEMSGHIFIKDGYYGYDDAIYVAARFAQLLSRSEKPLHVYYDELPKFVSTPEIRLAAESDTAKFEIAKKAVEFFSKRYDCITVDGVRVKFEDGWGLVRASNTQPIIVVRFEARSEKRLKEIQDLIMNKLAEFGSLKEE, from the coding sequence ATGAATCCTTTTATCTTTCGGGAATATGACATCCGGGGAATCGTAAAAGAAGACTTCACGGATGAGGTCGTTATTAATCTGGGAAAAGGCTTTGGGACCTGGCTGGTGCGTCACGGTGCCCAATCCATGAATCTGAGCGGTGATGTCCGCGATACAACCCCCGGGCTGAAAAAACTCTTTGCAGAAGGTGTTTTATCCACCGGTATTGATGTGATTGATATTGGAATCCTCCCAACACCCCTCAATTATTACAGTCTTTTCAAACGGAATGTAGATGCCGGTGTGCAGATTACGGGAAGTCACAATCCCCCTGAATTCAACGGTTTTAAATTATCCTATCAGAAAAAAGCGTTCTTCGGTGAACGAATCCAGGAAATCCGGAAACTGATTGAGCAGAAGGATTTTGAAACCGGCCAAGGAGAGATGCAGGAAGATAAAAAGATCCGCGAGGAATATATTGAGGAAGTGACTCAGGGTATAACACTGGAAAAACCATTAAAAATTGTCCTTGATTCCGGAAATGCCGCCGGGGGACTGGTAGCTCCCGAACTCTTTCGCCGCCTGGGTGCCGAAGTGACAGAACTCTATTGTGATGTGGATCCCTCTTTTCCCAACCATCATCCGGATCCCACGGTTGAAAAAAACGTGAAAGATTTAATGGATATGATGGCAACGGGAAAATATGACCTGGGTGTTGCCTTTGACGGCGATGCAGACCGGGTCGGGGTAGTTGACGACAAAGGACGTATTATCTGGGCGGATCAGGTGATGAGTATATTCCTTCGTGAAATGATTAAGGAACCGGGGACACCTATTGTTTTTGATGTCAAGTGTTCGCAGGTCCTGGAAGATGAAATCCGACGTCTGGGAGGTAAACCACTGATGTGGAAAACAGGTCATAGTTTACTGAAACAAAAGATGCTGGATTCCGGTGCCCCCTTTGGTGGTGAAATGAGCGGTCATATTTTTATCAAGGACGGATATTACGGCTATGACGATGCAATTTATGTGGCGGCACGCTTTGCACAACTTCTTTCCCGCTCAGAAAAACCCCTGCATGTTTATTATGACGAGCTTCCAAAATTTGTCTCTACGCCGGAAATCCGCCTGGCAGCTGAATCGGATACGGCCAAGTTTGAAATCGCAAAAAAGGCCGTGGAATTTTTCAGCAAACGTTACGATTGCATTACGGTAGACGGGGTTCGGGTTAAATTTGAGGATGGTTGGGGACTCGTACGAGCCTCCAATACCCAACCCATCATTGTCGTCCGTTTTGAAGCCAGGTCTGAAAAAAGACTGAAAGAGATCCAGGATCTCATCATGAATAAACTGGCAGAATTCGGATCATTAAAGGAAGAATAA